A single window of Pseudarthrobacter defluvii DNA harbors:
- the yajC gene encoding preprotein translocase subunit YajC: MSILLFVMLGVFIFMMFRRNKKTQQQQAELQSKFGPGVEVMTSFGLFGRIVDIDEADNKVTLELSPGNLATVHRQAVTKVVEPAAEATAEPAAASPVVPDDASSLTTRETGSTATDAETPEETLKRLNDEGKKDS, encoded by the coding sequence CAATTCTCCTGTTCGTCATGCTCGGCGTGTTCATCTTCATGATGTTCCGCCGCAACAAGAAGACGCAGCAGCAGCAGGCAGAGCTCCAGTCGAAGTTTGGCCCGGGCGTGGAAGTCATGACCAGCTTTGGCCTTTTCGGCCGGATCGTGGACATCGACGAGGCCGACAACAAGGTCACCCTTGAGCTTTCCCCCGGCAACCTGGCCACCGTCCACCGCCAGGCCGTCACCAAGGTCGTCGAGCCTGCTGCGGAAGCCACTGCCGAGCCCGCAGCTGCTTCGCCGGTGGTGCCGGACGATGCCTCCTCCCTCACCACTCGGGAAACCGGGAGCACCGCCACCGACGCGGAGACTCCGGAAGAAACTCTGAAGCGCCTCAACGACGAGGGCAAGAAGGACAGCTAG